One segment of Macaca fascicularis isolate 582-1 chromosome 2, T2T-MFA8v1.1 DNA contains the following:
- the CHST2 gene encoding carbohydrate sulfotransferase 2, translating into MSRSPPRALPPGALPRLLHAAPAAAPRALLPQWPRRPGRRWPASPLGMKVFRRKALVLCAGYALLLVLTMLNLLDYKWHKEPLQQCNPDGPLGAAAGAAGGSWGRPGPPPAAPPRAHARLDLRTPYRPPAAAVGAAPAAAAGMAGFAAPAGNGTRGTGSVGDKRQLVYVFTTWRSGSSFFGELFNQNPEVFFLYEPVWHVWQKLYPGDAVSLQGAARDMLSALYRCDLSVFQLYSPAGSGGRNLTTLGIFGAATNKVVCSSPLCPAYRKEVVGLVDDRVCKKCPPQRLARFEEECRKYRTLVIKGVRVFDVAVLAPLLRDPALDLKVIHLVRDPRAVASSRIRSRHGLIRESLQVVRSRDPRAHRMPFLEAAGHKLGAKKEGVGGPADYHALGAMEVICNSMAKTLQTALQPPDWLQGHYLVVRYEDLVGDPVKTLRRVYDFVGLLVSPEMEQFALNMTSGSGSSSKPFVVSARNATQAANAWRTALTFQQIKQVEEFCYQPMAVLGYERVNSPEEVKDLSKTLLRKPRL; encoded by the coding sequence ATGAGCCGCAGCCCGCCGCGAGCTCTGCCCCCGGGCGCGCTCCCTCGGCTGCTCCACGCTGCGCCTGCAGCCGCGCCGCGTGCCCTGCTCCCGCAGTGGCCCCGGCGCCCAGGACGCCGCTGGCCTGCGTCCCCTCTCGGAATGAAGGTGTTCCGTAGGAAGGCGCTGGTGTTGTGCGCGGGCTATGCACTGCTGCTGGTGCTCACCATGCTCAACCTCCTGGACTACAAGTGGCACAAGGAGCCGCTGCAGCAGTGCAACCCCGACGGGCCGCTGGGTGCCGCAGCAGGGGCAGCTGGAGGCAGCTGGGGGCGCCCGGGGCCTCCTCCGGCCGCGCCGCCCCGTGCTCATGCCCGTTTGGACCTCCGCACTCCTTACCGACCTCCCGCTGCCGCCGTCGGGGCGGCTCCTGCAGCCGCGGCAGGGATGGCGGGGTTTGCGGCCCCTGCAGGCAATGGCACTCGGGGCACCGGGAGCGTCGGGGACAAGCGGCAGCTGGTGTACGTGTTCACCACGTGGCGCTCTGGCTCGTCGTTCTTCGGCGAGCTATTCAATCAGAATCCCGAGGTGTTCTTTCTCTACGAGCCAGTGTGGCATGTATGGCAAAAACTGTATCCGGGGGACGCCGTTTCCCTGCAGGGGGCAGCGCGGGACATGCTGAGCGCTCTGTACCGCTGCGACCTCTCTGTCTTCCAACTGTATAGCCCCGCGGGCAGCGGGGGGCGCAACCTCACCACGCTGGGCATCTTCGGCGCAGCCACCAACAAGGTAGTGTGCTCGTCACCACTCTGCCCCGCCTACCGCAAGGAGGTTGTGGGGTTGGTGGACGACCGCGTGTGCAAGAAGTGCCCGCCGCAGCGCCTGGCGCGTTTCGAGGAGGAATGCCGCAAGTACCGCACGCTAGTCATAAAGGGTGTGCGCGTCTTCGACGTGGCGGTGTTGGCGCCACTGCTGCGAGACCCGGCCCTGGACCTCAAGGTCATCCACCTGGTGCGTGATCCCCGCGCAGTGGCGAGCTCACGGATCCGCTCGCGCCACGGCCTCATCCGTGAGAGCCTACAGGTGGTGCGCAGCCGAGACCCGCGAGCTCACCGCATGCCCTTCCTGGAGGCAGCGGGCCACAAACTTGGCGCCAAGAAGGAGGGCGTGGGCGGCCCCGCGGACTACCACGCTCTGGGCGCTATGGAGGTCATCTGCAATAGTATGGCTAAGACGCTGCAGACAGCCCTCCAGCCCCCTGACTGGCTGCAGGGCCACTACCTGGTGGTGCGGTACGAGGACCTGGTGGGAGACCCCGTCAAGACACTACGGAGAGTGTACGATTTTGTGGGACTGTTGGTGAGCCCCGAAATGGAGCAGTTTGCCCTGAACATGACCAGTGGCTCGGGCTCCTCCTCCAAACCTTTCGTGGTATCTGCACGCAATGCCACGCAGGCCGCCAATGCCTGGCGGACCGCCCTCACCTTCCAGCAGATAAAACAGGTGGAGGAGTTTTGCTACCAGCCCATGGCCGTCCTGGGCTATGAGCGGGTCAACAGTCCTGAAGAGGTCAAAGACCTCAGCAAGACCCTGCTTCGGAAGCCCCGTCTCTGA